A segment of the Crassostrea angulata isolate pt1a10 chromosome 10, ASM2561291v2, whole genome shotgun sequence genome:
TCCTCGCCTAGAATTGTGTGGAGCTGTCTTAGCAACGGAACTCGCAGAGATCATATCTGTACAACTTGGCATCCCATTGCAAACCATGAGATTTTACACAGATAGCAGAGTTGTGTTAGGCTACATTGGTAATAGGACTCGAAGATTTTACACCTATGTAAGCAACCGAGTTGATCGTATTCTACGAATATCTAATGCCAATCAATGGAACTTCATTTCCAGTGAAAAGAATCCTGCAGATTCTTGTACAAGACGCAACACTAATGTGATCAACATTATGCGGTTACCATGGATTACTGGTCCACAATGGTTGTGTGATGTGACGGAAATGAAACCTACACAGTTTCCACTtgttgaacctgatagtgacaGAGAAGTCCGTCCAATCGATAGACCAGTAATATGTTCACAAACTGATGTTGCCATTACAACAACAGGATCTGATCTCATTACCAAGAAATTTGATCGATTTGATCGTTGGAGTTGTCTCATTACGGGCATTGCTTGTCTCAAGCGAGTTTGCCGCAGGTTTAGAGCTTGTCGTGACCAGAAACCTATGCAACTTACCCGTTATGATGAAACTCGTGAAGCCGAGACCTTTGTCCTAAAACAGATTCAACAAGAATTCTTCTCAAAAGAGATAAACAGTTTAAAGTCTGGAAAACCTTTGAAGAAAGACACAAGTATATCCACACTTGCACCATTCTTAGATGAAAATGGACTAATGTGTGTTGGTGGAAGATTGAACAAAGCTGCTGGAATTTTACCATCAAAAGAAAtcaatccaattattcttcccAAGAACAGTCATATCTCTGTTCTTTTGATTCGTCATTTTCACGAGCAAGTCAAACATCAGGGGAGATTATTCACTGAAGGTGCACTTCGTACGGCAGGTTATTGGATCCTGGGAGGCAAGCGCATGATTTCATCTTTCATTCACACTTGCGTGACTTGTCGAAAACTTCGCCGTGGCCTCGAAACACAGATGATGGCAGACTTACCAGAGGACAGGATTACACCAGGCCCAGCTTTCACATCTGTTGGAATTGATGTCTTCGGACCATGGGAAGTCTGTACCCGCAGAACTAGAGGAGGAGTTGCAAACAGCAAGAGATGGGGACTGATGTTTACCTGTTTAACATCAAGAGCGGCTCACATAGAGGTTATTGAAGAGATGTCGAGTTCATGTTTTATAAATGCACTGCGTAGATTTCTATCACTCCGTGGCCCAGTGAAGATAATAAGATCTGACCGAGGCACCAATTTCATTGGAGCTGCTGAGGAAATGAGAGTGAACACGATAAAAGTAGAAGAGGGACCAGTTCAACAGTTCCTGGACAAATCCTACATCACCTGGATTTTCAATGTCCCACATTCCTCCCATATGGGTGGTGTCTGGGAGCGAGTCATAGGAATGACAAGGAAAATCCTCGATTCAATGCTTTTGGAATCTAGTGGTAAACCTCTAACACATGAGACATTAGCAACATTTTTATGTGAAGTTTGTGCCATCATAAACTCTAGACCAATAGCACCGATACCTTCGGATCCAAATGACCCAATGATTCTTACACCAACTATGATTCTCACCGGAAAAGTTGATTTCCTACCAGTCGTGTCTGATTCACTCAGTCTACAAGACGTTTACAGAGCGCAATGGAAACGTGTCCAAATCCTTGCAGATATTTTCTGGAATCAGTGGCTTAAGCAGTATCTATCTATCCTACAAAGTAGACGTAAGTGGAAAAGCGAAACCAGAAACGTTTAAGAAGATGATGTGGTACTGTTGAAAGATCCCGCTGAGCACCGGAACAACTGGCCAACAGGTATTATTGACCGCGTATTTCCAAGTGACGATGGAATCGTGAGAAAAGTTGTTGTGCGAACTATTCGAGCAGGAAAACCAACATTTTACATTCGACCAATTCATGATCTCGTGTTGCTGATAGAAAGTGAACAGTGACTAGATGTGAACTGTAACTTATGGACTGTGAATAATGGACTGTAACTTATGGACTGTGAATAATGGACTGTTAACAATGAATTTGTAAACATTGACTTGTATTATGATTCATGTATCAAGTGATCACGAGATGTATTGTTTATCAACTAGTTTATCacaatttgaaatgttttgtgCATGCATATGAGTAGTGGCATCTCAAAGATGCCAGGCGGGGagtgtagtggaaccaagagttatctctcttgatCTTGTATTGtgcagtctgagagttattcctctttatgtggaactcttctatGCTCAGTTTTTCACGCTGTATACGTGCGGTCCcgccgcagtgctacacattgtCTATACCAACATATTCCATGTTTCATCCTTGTCCCCTCAAATTGTAAGTATCATATGCATTtagatatatgaaatattcattttatttgttgtttttgccaTGACATGTTTATAAAGCAAACATAAGCACCCTCGTTTTGACTGTTACTGTAGTAGGTTGTAggcgccatattttctcgtgTTTACATATCTTGAGATTAAACATATAAGGATAACTTCattatttatatgatttacTGGTCATTAATAAGTACACAGCACACCTATAAAGTGTGAAttctatgtttatatttttcaattaaattattttccctTTTTTACCTACATTCCATAATTTCCCTCGGGCTACTGTTTCAATACTGGGTGCACATTTTGGAATTCGTCTATTTTGATATTTGTCAATTTGTTTCTTATGAAAActatgatatatatacatatatgatataaatgtattattgtGTGAATTGTTAAAATGTCAGTTTGCATATTATcccatgtatttataaattgtttataatttgtttcaGCAATTTACCACATCAGATCTACATCAGATCTACATTCAATAAAGATTACCAATAATTATTGAATATGGTTATACTTGCTGTTTTTCAAACAGTacatggggattgaatatacaacgcttgttgcaaaattcaagacAGCAACTGTTGAATATTTTCCttctagacagacatatttttgggagttgatttttaatcaactctcctatgcagtcactcggacaaaccaaaagtgaaacagtgtttggacctcagcacaaatcattgctcctgacaagacttagttcttgaaaataattgatgaattcaatgtaatgtatgctaaagcattgtttttcaaggaaacttatttacaaataccttaaaaatagtcagattttcagaaatggtacgaacaatttaaatattttttgtagtcgtatgtattcctacgccagagttcaacatagtctcgttcaactcgacgctcggctgtctccgtaaacccttgtcggagatttacggtgtcagccgagcgtttggttgaacgagacaagagttcaatattgcttggatccatacaattatatagaaatatttctaccactgatacatagtttgattgaattaattttatctttaaatattatttaacatgattcatgtggaggtttctcgacattctagtcgaaaaagttcaaaaattcatattataaaaatatgcgtaattctaattagaaactacgtatacctgtacttgtcatgcaaaataacatatcattgattttaaaataaataaacatcgacaaaatcaactcccgtcagttcttcagtactttgattgtttatagccgcttactaaatttggtagctctctgacgctttgccgacattaaaaacatgagagagagaaagagagagagagagagagattttcagtctttactatacacaatatgcataaagacacaccaaaatagcccggctttcagtactttgatttaaagatTGTTGTAGCATTTTATGCTTTACAAGTTATTTAAAaactatgaattaaaaaaaattaaaaaaagtttgataaagCCTTCCCATGCTGCCGTTTGGTGAACAATATACTGAATACATTTTAAAGAACCAGCTAGACAGgtactaaaaaacaaaaactaagaGGAACATAAACATAAGCATAAGCAATAATTTGCTCTGATGCTGTTCCAGGAACCCCTTCTATACGAAGCAGCCTCAAAAATAAGAAACTAATCGGCAAGAAAAAGCAAAAGCTTATCCTGGAGGGTCAATACAAGTTATTTATATATTGAAGtaatgttataaataaaaataaaatattttacatgtgtgcAGATTTACATACTTGTATGCGATGCTGTATGGGATGGGGTATGTATGCGATGCTGTATGGGACAtatatgttgtttatatttaatcatgtgtattcgtaaaaaaaaacccaacaacaacaaaacaccgGTCTAGCCAAGAACTTAAGTTAAAGGTTTGCAATTATTTACGTAGATTAATTACAAATCTATTTTGGTAATTTGTCTTCATTATATTGCATGTaagtaaaatacatgcatgttgttatattacatgcatattacaaatgtttattttcgtTAATTCTAGTACAgatttgcttttattttgaaGGTTCTGTGCAAAAATCTACAGCTATAGATTTTTCAAAGCTATAttccaaaaatttaaacataatcGTTCTGTGCTGATTTTATAAATAGATTGCTCCTAGTTTTACAAATTATGACAATGTGCGCAAAGAACGTATAACCTGAGCAGTAAACTCTCTTGAATATGTATTAAACCATTGACTTACGTAATGCACTCGTCTTGCACACCAGGTAAATCACCATTATAAAGAACCACGTTTTCCACATGGTGTGTTAGTGTTTATAAACACTGTATAAACTTGCCAGTACTCCAACTGATTTGCTTTTACTGAGACATTGATCACATATCACGATCCAAAAAGTATCCAAACAACATTATCAATGTCCATTTAAAACCAACTAATTACTCCATTaacaaaatcaacaaatcacgttttttgtgttttgtgaTATTTTGTGTGCTCATCTTTCTTTcggtttttttaaagatgtgttGAAAGTTAGTGATAGTGAAGTAAGAAACAAAGCTATAAAAGCTTGCATTGTTATGTTTTCATAACAGGATTTCCTACGCTTGAGCCAGACACTACAGTATTTACTTCACTCACTATAAACATAAACAacgacatacatgtacaatatatgaCAGCCACCCCTGCGTGTGCGCTGGACGccgtatttattttattttactttcaacacaatttttaaacactttcaaTAGACTACAATCACGTCGTACAACATATTTCAACCAGACATTTTTGTAACACCTTAGTCATATAGTTTTTTTAAGCATAAACGAAAAATATGCGAAGCGCATGAgggccggtgtaatgaagaatattgacccgggttgaaaattgacccaggggtcatttttcaacgttgaatattgacaagggggtcatttttctgataatgaaatatatatcacAAATACTGACTGTAATCGTTACTTTTCATGCAATTCGACATATCTTAATTCGACAGGCACTTCAGTTTGTATATGGTTTtagtatctctctctctctctctctctctctctctctctctctctctctctctctctactgtTTTAGTAGGTATATagtatataaatgttttaaagaccaaaatatataacgtcaggtaCCTGTGCTTTATTTTAAACAGTCAGAATATTTCCCcgacaaaataaattgatatttgtcatatttttatccgAGAAatcatcaacaattttttttttttacaacttaaaaataatttttcataaacttgcCAGATAAACTTTTTTAGGAGCAACatccaattttctgcatatgCATAGTCATAGATCTTTAAAAGATGCAATTTATCTccataatttgaatttttaattccattatttacatgtaaattgaaattaGAGACACAGGCAactgattttatattttctcataattaaaaacataccatctacagtaaaaatgtaaacaattttaaaaaaaaccggcTTGCATCATATTCATGGTATATAGGAAAAGGCAtgcaaaaaattgaatatgTTAAGATTACTCAAGCATGCAACTGATAGAGTAACGCAGAAATAACCTTATTTTAATTCTGAATTGCTAGCTTACTTGCTACAGATTCCATGAAGCATAATTGTTTATGCTTAGAAACATTAGCAATTTGTTTCAATCATGTTCATCATATTTAGTTACACCCGGAGTTATCATAATAGCACAAAAAACCCCACTAGAATATAGGATTTCAATATATACATAGTTACAACAGCATTGTTCATGAATATATGATACAAAGTTACTACAGCATTGTTTATGACAAAGTACATATTAGCTTATCATCATATTGTATGCTGCTATTTGCTGGGTGGGTGTTAatacaaaattcagataatcacagttttaacaaactgagtgggtgcaattattcatatatttatttaattattgtatttaCTCCCACCGACAAAATTTCCAATGAACAGAACCAAAGTTTAAATTTACTCGGTGagtgaaattttctttaattatttatatctgAACATATATCCagcaaatcaaaaaaaaaatgagagagTTCTCCTGAATTGAATTTGTTTATCGTGTAACCATGTATACAAACATtcttattaaaaacattttttttttaatttaagaaaacgGAATTAAATGCGAAaagtttattataaataaaaaattattacatatttaaagggataatatgtaaattcgatcaaaaatgatttaaaagtgtcatttttaatcCGCCTGTTGAAACATGTGaacatgtaaatctaaagaataattttataaacactgatatttttggaaaaaataaatccAATCTATAATTATCAATTCGTTAATTTGAGCTTCTGTAATGTTGAATTTTGAATAGGTTTCTTGATCAAATTCCACGATGCTTGTCAAATTTCAACGGATCAGATCTATTTATTCAACACATTTGGTCTCAATAtgcaacgttgaaaaatgaccctcgggtcaattttcaacccgagacaaaattcttcgttacaccggccaggaaaaaaaaagagataacaaatattttatcttaaaaactcTAGAAAACCTGTGTCCGTAGCCAAGTGCCGCTGAATGACGGACCTCATAACTTACAACCATAATAAATGACACATCAATATgtgattatataaatacatgtatctttattgCTTTATACCTTCAATAACACTGTTTTAACTTTTGATATCACATGCTTGAAACGGCGGCTAGAAATGACCAACCCTCAAAAACCAGTTCTTTGCTACCATTAAATTATTTCCTATTTGTCAATTTCTGACCAATACAATGCATAAGACTGAAAAACATGTGGCCAATAATACAACATTTTCCCGCTATTGCTATCGAAACGCGGGAAAATATAAGTATTTACTTCACTTACTATAAACATAAacaacaacatacatgtacaatttatgACAGCCAGCCGTCCGTGTGCTAGATAATTCAAAGTATGGGAAAACGACTGTAATTACAAATCAAGAGACTTTGAAACATGTAAACGTTTTTCAACTGAATCCACAATATACCCATCCTTTGCACTTTCACTTTTCCATCTACCGTGCCTTTTCAGGCACCTTTCGTCCACTTTTGAATTTCCAGCCACAGTTGCCCCCCCCCTTCCCTCTAAGAATGAAGCCCTTTATTAACATTCCCCACAACAAATTTAACAAGAAGCAtatgggccacatcgctaaCCTGAACAACAGTGGCCATTTAATTGTAAATAACCTACATATGAAATATCAGCTTTTTATGCATCCCTTCAAGAGTTAAAAAGCAGAAACTGAGAATTACTCATTTTTTCTAAGTTCATGAGGCATAAATCAGTGGACCGGTACATAATTAGAACTGAACCTGTATATTCATAAGACAAATTAGTGTACCAAAAGAACTGAATGTGTGCAACGGTTGTTGAGATAATGattgaaaattgaatgatgGCGGAATGACATGTCGGAAGGACGGAATGTCGGAATGACTGAACGGGGTTACACTATATACCTAAGCCATTGTATGGCGGTGCATAAAAATCGTTAATTTCATCAATATTATGAAGGAAATGTTAATATCAacattaaacaatttatttttgatgtcATTACCGTTCTATGATAATTTATCCTCAGTCTTAACTGAGAGTTTCTGACATGACAACATCAAggataaatcatttaatgctatggaaaacaatgaaaatggaaaaattgaacaaaatcgtgaccatgccccttcaaAAACATATCCCGGACAACTTATTGTGTGGGATAAAATAACGCACTCATTACAACTCATACATACTAGTATCTAAATATCCTGACTTAAATGTGCTGAATCATAGGGAATACACTATATATATGGGTCTAACTGTCATTTGCATACATTTTCTCATAAGAAGTGGACAGGCCATCATCTTCATTCACTTCTCTTCGCAAACCCTCATTGATTCTGGAAAatatgtaaatgtttttaatctGGAAAATGTGTAAACGTCGAAACGCTTTGACCCATGTTTTGACTCCATTCAGTTTCCCTAAATTTTCGTATCactttgtgaaacacttatgctcCCTCCCTTGGGTATACATTACAAGGTGCACAAGCCTTTATCATGGGCAGCATACATACATGAACTTAAAATCAAAAGGGATCATCTGCTGGCACTATCCGAGATGCATCAACCTATCAAGTATGACGTGTCTAAGTGAAGATATTGTGGACTTGTATTTTAATTCAAGAGCATTCAAGAAATAGTCTTCTGCATCACaagttttataagaaaataagacCCATTACTATCAACTTAATGAATGCTCCCTGTGATGCaacttttgtaatttgtaagaaATTGTGTTTCAAATCTGTTGAAGCCTGTTAAGAATTATGATATATTCCTAATTTTAAACCTGATTTCATTTTGGCAAGTTTGTCCACATATTCAATGATTAGCACTATATTAACtctgaataaatattgatttgattaaattctaaacaaaaatgatggCGTTGCATAATATTAAGGAATTATGCAGGCGTATAGTTAGCGGTTTTAGTACTTATGACCAAAATTATCAagaataaatttttacattaaataaatatgcagtttttaaaaaaaaaaacaaatattaagaTGCAAATCCGGCTCTGTAGTTCAGCAATTTAATTTTGGGTCAAGAGAGCTTTCATTAAATGTGTGAAATTTATTCgccattttatttgaatttctgatatcagaaaatatattttttgatatccAAAAATCAGTTTGCAAAAAAAGGTCTCTGACATCgacatcatttatatatatacaaagaaCGTGGTTAACcaatttgtttgatttgatcGGTTTACCTTATACGTAAAATACGCAACAATTATTACAATTATCAATGACAAAATAAAAAGCTTCAAGTAGAAAAACCAAAAGAATTTCAATATCGCAGTGTAAAAACAATGATattacataagaatattttatgaaatactgGTAGATCATTGTTTCGAATTCAGTTCCACAGTAGACTATGccttttgttttttgttcaaattggccaagtggttttgGAGagtttgaaaatgtgaaaagtttacagacggacggacgacggacaacgagtgatcagaaaagctctcTTGATCCttcggctcaggtgagctaataaaaggTAATATATTATTTCGGGTAGCAGAATTACTAACTTTCTTGTTTCTATGTATCAATTTACAAATGCCCTTTGACctaaaaattgatttgaatatgaaaaaatgtttcTCTCCACATCTTTCAGAAGATCCACATACCTTTGGTACATATTAACTGGACAAGCCGCTGTGTTcccttttgaaaattttcgtttCCATGACGATATTGCTCTGTCTTGCTTTTCCTTATAAACATAACAAGCTGATCTTCGTTCACTAACCTATCATTGAAACATAGAGAACTTAGTTTGTCGAATCGTAAAAatcctgaaaaactgaacaaaaTCATCGAGAGGTTTCTAACAATTAACAAATTCGTTGAATCTGAGAATTTTTCACATAAATCTATTAACACATCCTCTGTTATTGGATCCTTTCTGTTAACAGATTTTGACGCTTTTCTCCTCGCTGCTTCCTTTATAAATGACACATGAGAAGTTTTAGTCGGGTCTGGTAAACCAACACTGTCGTGCGTCCATTTAATCCATTGCATACACAGCCGAATTTACAGGATGTTGCGTTGCACCATTTTCTAAAGATGTGTGAGATATAATGCAAAATGAATCGGATTCGCCGGCAGAGCATTGTGTCCTTGTGACTTTATAAAATTTCTCCATCTTTTGAAAGAGTTGAAATATGTCCAATTGGTGTTGTTACTTTTAGTTGATAAAATAAGAACACTCATGTAGAGGCGGCAAATGTCGTTCAGATAACTGCTAGGTTCAACTCCACTGTCCAGTGATACATTCCGTACTCTCTCCTACGAAAGcagagaaggatcattcgagattcgagattcgaaatacgagattcgagattcgaaattcgaaattcaatatctaaattaaccaatcaaatcatggatctgaaacctgtatcctagcaacatcaaactgttctgatagagatcattcgtacatgctctttcctacaaataaatgtcttaatagctcttatattgtggttataaaatggttaaattaacattgataaaTTGACCCCACACaggataaacaattaaattagtgatAACACACTGGGCTTTGCAAATCGATGTGATTTTCTTTGTCCTgtaagatctgtttaatctaataataaaaactgagtgtggttttagctatgaaacgaaattcaatgaaataatcgacatgtcaaattataggttatcataaagttttaaaccatagaagatataatgatttacaacctcaacgacaacaatccagataggaatagtgtattgtagggtatcaGTGCCATTGtcgatgagagagagagaaagagagagagagacacacagacagacacagacagacggacagacagacagacagagagttttgtagtgtcaaattcagttttgatttagaatttgaaattaatttgatttgttacaagcatatttagacaataattaagcctctaaaaggagaaaagagaggaggtagctagggtagggcagaccaactagcaagctttaattttacatcgactctctctctctctctccctctccctcccccccctctctctctctctctctctctctctctctcatcacctagcatttccttttccgtgagggggtttaAGATATTTGTAATATCTTACATTaactagcgaaaatgataaaaaaaacatgaaattttctttaaattgtgtgcggatgttgtactccaataatctgttttcagtatatacatttgaagagggggggggggctatatagtcctaattagtttgccagttattctgtccccactttgttttctcttcgttttccaggtttttttttatttggctcggcaaattaatataaaactttctgtgtagctccataacgatgcactgtagataaattatgagtagttttacttttgataaacaggtacatatccgtacttgatttttaatttgactcttataatcggatttaatattccaataaatatagggtaggaaagagtagacgggacttttttgcgcatatcctactgtaccattcattcaacacaggtattagcactcatcgagttcgacttgctttcctttttttttcatccactggatttaaagctattaatttttgaaaatattttgaatttatggcctgattgtATATAAactagagctgcgctggtgcatctatttacctaaatggaccaaaatataaccaaatgaatctaaaaattttgacaaaattagatTTAAACGTACggctctttttcaattctaatcgggtatgtccattagaaaaatcttgaaccacacacattttagcaaataaaacgacaattttttcatttttttatggggagggaggtggtaccggtaaaggacatgtattgcttgtggcagttgtgctatactctcatttgttataataggtaatactacatgtatattgatataaaatgaaagtttccaattaaaCTGTtcatagcttctatcatgcattttgacccgtgcgatagtttaaaacaattttcaaagcatttaatgtaattcaaccga
Coding sequences within it:
- the LOC128167747 gene encoding uncharacterized protein LOC128167747; translated protein: MCVGGRLNKAAGILPSKEINPIILPKNSHISVLLIRHFHEQVKHQGRLFTEGALRTAGYWILGGKRMISSFIHTCVTCRKLRRGLETQMMADLPEDRITPGPAFTSVGIDVFGPWEVCTRRTRGGVANSKRWGLMFTCLTSRAAHIEVIEEMSSSCFINALRRFLSLRGPVKIIRSDRGTNFIGAAEEMRVNTIKVEEGPVQQFLDKSYITWIFNVPHSSHMGGVWERVIGMTRKILDSMLLESSGKPLTHETLATFLCEVCAIINSRPIAPIPSDPNDPMILTPTMILTGKVDFLPVVSDSLSLQDVYRAQWKRVQILADIFWNQWLKQYLSILQSRRKWKSETRNV